The Aphelocoma coerulescens isolate FSJ_1873_10779 chromosome 15, UR_Acoe_1.0, whole genome shotgun sequence genome segment TCCGCGCAGCTGAGAAGGCACCCGATGGGATCCTCGTCAACAGCTGGGCATCCCGGGAACGCGCTGCCAGCAAGGGTTTGCTGGCACGAAACCAGATGGTCCTCAGTTGTGTACGCACTGTCTTTGAGAGACGCATGGCGAGCAGCATTAGGGAGGGTGAAGTGGGGGAGGAAAGGAAGTATACAGGAAAAAAGCGGTGGAGTGCTGTTGCTGCTCTGCTCATCCTTGGTTCGAGCTCGATTTTGACTTTGATAGCACAAACATCAGATTTTAGTTCTTCACCTGGGCAGTCCAGTGCGACAGATCAGAGTAAAAACTCCTGTGCTGGATCGTCACCAGTGCAGCCACACACTCAAGTATGTGAGATGCCTCCTTGGGTCTGTGGGAGCAGCCCACAAACCCCAGCCAGCTCATCCTCACCACCCACCCCAGCCCGTCCCACGCTGCGCTGCCTCTGGTGCCGGCACACCAAAGCCACCGCAGGGTGACACAGACCTCTGGCACTCACCTTTGAAGAAGAAAGCCTCTCCCCGGATCTGGGCCACTGCATCGAAGTGCGTGTTGCACCTGTTGGGCACATCCCGCCTGAGCCTGTGGAGAGATGCCCAGGTGAGCAGGGCCCAGGCAGGCAGTGAGGGGCTGTGTCCCCCTGATGCCTCCTATCCCACAGACTGAAtcacctctgctcctggagaCTACGGGCTGTGCCCATCTGTCACTCCTCATGCTCAAGCCTAGCCACGTGCATGGGGATTTCCAAGGTGAGCTCAGGCAACTCTCAGCCTGAAGACAGCTTGGGCTGACAACCCTGGGCCACCAGACGCCATTGCTGAGAGTCGAGTGAGGACACACTCTACATCCACCAGCTCGTGTAGCTGGTGAGGGCTGAGTTGGCTTCCCACTCCCAGTGGCACAGCGTGGCTTGGccagctgccccagggcagcaggatgTGGAAAACAGCCAAGCAGCCTCTCGCTCCAGCAGctcaggatgctgctgctccagggctgagcTCCAAAGTGCCAGTGAGAGGTGACAGAGCTGCAAAGCAGAAAGCAGCTGAGCCTAAACAGAGGGACCTGAAGGAGCCATGTGATACACCTGGTGAAAGATACCTAGTGAAAGCCACCTGGCAAGTGGCAGCTGAGATACTAAGCTGCTTTAACAAGGTGGGTGGGGAAGGCACAGAGTATGAAGGACTGAGAGAGCCACAAAGCCCACATAAGAAATGATGACTGATGGAGGAACAAGGAGAGGATGATGGGAACATGCACCGAAAAGCAGCTGTGGGTGATAGGGAAGCATAAATCTATCCTGCTGATAGAAGAATTGTGCTGGGCTGCCAGCACCAGTTTCACAGCCCTCTTTGGCCACAAAATGACAGATGTGGAGGCAAACCCCATCCACTCTCCCAGCAGACAAGGCAAGAACAAGGGGTTGGCATGAGCAAGTTTCctactgctcctgctgctggtgtgAGACGGTGGCCTCCCACAACAGCAGGGAGAAAGGCTCTCATATTTCTAGGTCCAAACGTGGTCATAAGGACCCTGGTGGACAAGAGCCATTAGAAGCTACGCACGGAGAAACATAACTAATGGCATTCAGCATGTTCAAACAAAAGGTGCATGAGGTGAAGGTGACCTGCTCCATCTCTGCCGCTCTCACTTGGGGTGCTCCTGGTGCCTGGCAAAAATGTGTGTGACCATCACCTCCTGCCTTTTTGTTCAGTGTCCCTTCTTCTCTTAACTGTCCTGCTGTCCTGGTCAACATTTATTAATGAGCAATATCCAGCACTTCCCTTAATGAGACCATGCTGGTTGCTTGATGACACTCAGGGTAAGCAGCCCTTTGCCAATGCTAACCTGCGTTGGAGTCGTCCTATCAGTCCACTTGTTCCAATATTCACTCCCTCGGGTACATTAGGGAGTTGCTCAGTGTGGAATGATTTCGGTAAGTTATGCTTGTGCAATTCAGGATATTGCTGAGGAACTTTGATTAAAATTCCAGCAAGGATGAATTTATCTAAGGGTGATGGTGACAAATTTCCACTAATATGAGTAAAAAATGTGACTCTTGGTGAAATATCCAGAAGTCCAGAGAGAAATACCAAAGCCAGAGTGAACAGGCAAGAGATACTGATGAAGCAGAGCTTCACTACTGCACATCCTttgcaggagaggaaggaattTGACTTACGGGACAGTGGAGCGGTTCTctggcagctctggcaggaTTGGATGGTCATCTGTTTTGCTTACTTCAGGCTTGGCTGTGGGGGACACAGATTCCCTGACTCCTGTGTAGAAAAGAAGCAGTAATGGGGTACACCATCCTCCCCACCAACTCCACTGACCCCAGAAAACAGCTATTCCAGTGTGTCCTGCCATGACAGGAACAGGCTGTAGCCTCGAGAGGGACACAGACTTACCATAGAGTTGCCAGATCCGGACTTTGTCCTCGTAAGGCAGGTCATACTTCAGAGGATCCCCCACTGGACCTTGGTAGTAGGGTCTCATGATAGACTCCATGGCAGAGATGTGGGTCAAGCCAATGGCATGGCCAAACTCATGGACAGCTACAGCAAATAGGTCCATCCCGTGAGTGTCTGGAGATAaggacaaaattaaaataaaagtcacTAAGTGCTGATAgtaattgggggatttgggtgggcTGCAAGGGCTGTAAGAGAAAGTGTAGGTTAATGTTGGATAAACTGGAAAGAAGAGCTTTGGAATAGGTAAAGtttgaaaaaggcatttttttccagTCGGAGACTGAAGTGTAGCATATGAAAATGGAACGCAAGCCGGACATCAGCCTACGCCAGCCTGGGTATCACCCTTTTTATTTCCAGATCACTGTTGGCACCTGAGAAAAAGCTGGAGACAAAGGGCTGAGACAGCAACCACATCACAACCATCTGCTGACAGGCACTGCAGAAGCTGGGCCAGAGCAGTCACTCTCTGCATCTCAtgtctgctgcagctgctgacacAGCCTTTATGTTGCCCAGAATACCGGATTTCTGCAGCCATCAGCCAGGAGCTCATCACATCCTGCGACAATGAGCCGGGGAGTGCCGGCAGTGCCTGCCTGCCCACGGCGCTCTGCGGGGCTTTCCCTTCCTGGCCTCACACGCTGCTGCCCTGGCCAAATCCATCCCTTGGCCTTCCTGTATGCACACAGATGCAGGAATGCTCATCTGCTCATCAGCCACTGACCTGCTCTTCTCACTGCTGCCATGATGTGGGTAGGTGACCACGTCCAGCTTGTTTTTAGAGGATTTACCATCTTCTCCTGTTACACACCttgtgctggcagggctgcagctcctgtggctgctcCCTTGGGCAAACAGTTTGATCGTCACATGCCACAATGGGCATTAGGGAGACATTGTTGAACATCAATACCTCCTTTGttgacttttttccttcagtccgGGCTGTCTCTGCTATATTCTCTTTCCCCAATTTCCTCATTTGCaatccagctcccagtgcctcacACCGCACCCACATACAGACCCATCTTATCCTCTCCAGAGCCTGAGACACTCATGAAAGGGGTTAATGCTCATTTCCAAACATACACCACTGCTACCAAAAccaaggaggagctgctcccaggagctgTATGGGACTGAGCCTGCTTGGTGCATTCCCACCACCCAGCTCCCGGCAGGCTGGGCCACGCATCCTTATAATTTCTGCCCCTCTCTGCTCAGCaatgtcctgcagagcagcaccagaGGGCGGCAATGATTTTAAGTGTGGTTCTTATAAAGATCATGATGTCAATATTGTAATAAAGAAGCAGTGAGGTTGGAAAGGTCCCTGTGAAGCTCAGGGGATTGTCACATTCCCTGAGAATGGCTGGAGACTAAGAAGATGGCTACTTTTTTGCACAAAATTAACCATGGCTGATCCTGCCCAATCCTTAGTGCTCCTCACCAGGCTTGAGGTGTTGGAGCAGGGAGATATCTTTTGCTGAATTTTGCCTTTTCCATCATGACTGTTATTTGCAGTGTCTGTAACCAGCTAAGATTTTTATAACCTATGCTGTTTTCCCTGGCACTAAGAGAGAACAAGACATATGCTCTCTGACATTTTAATGCCGGACTGACAACCTTGGGGATATTTTTATATCACCTACCAAGTAGTTGTTTTTGAATCAGTAGGgggaacaaaataaataaaagatgaaGCTCGGATAGCTCCAAGATCTTCAAAATAGAGGGCAGCTTTTCGCTGTCAGGCTCATCCCCTCATCCCTTGGTGGTGCTTGGAGGGACACTCCCTGCAGGAATGCTGGCTCTGAGCTTGCTCCTTCACATGAGTTTGTTTCACAATGAGCATTCCTAACCACCAGCTGCAAAACTGACTCCGTCACTAACACATCCTCTGTGGCAAGCTGCTGACTGCAGCACTTGCCCCTGCCTTGTACATCTGCAGATcaaaactgctgctttttttccccttcctgatAAGAGCCATCAGTTGGGGCTGCACAGCAGCATGAAGCAAGGAGCAGGTGTAATCCTGAAGGATCAGCCTGCCCAGACCTTTAACTTTTACCTCAAGACCTCCTCCAGCACCCCTGGTGAACACTCCTGCCCACAAACACCCAGGGGGATGGACAGAGGTCAACCAGTGGGCAGGAAGAAGGTATTAGCTTGTTTCAGAGAAGACAATTAGGTTTAACCGAAGTCGTTAGGCTGTGGCAGCAGGATCCCACTAGGAGACTGGCAGAGGAGGTGGCATGACAAGTAAATTAGCAGCTGGTGGCTGCAGAGAGGACATTCTGTCAAAACATGCCTGACACGAAGGCTGGGGACCTGATCCCCACAGATGATTTTGCAGCTGACAAACACTCGCTTCTGATACTCCCTCTGCTTATTAAAACTCTGCTTTAGATGaggtgaaaataaaaaagaattgaaCTGCAACTTGTAACCATCCTGATGTCAGGTAATAGATAGGAGATGGCAGGAAAAAACTGGGCCTTCTTCCCAGCAGAACACAGAGCCTCTTACCCTAATAGTATACTATAAAAATAGGAAACTGGGGCATGTGGCAGTGAAGCCACCCAAAACATGCCAAAGTCAGAGAATGCAGTCCCCATCCAAGAGCTCCACCAGCCACATACCCAACCCGCAACCTTCCATGTCCCAGAAGAGatggggactgggattgggCAACGGGGAGCTCTGCAATTGCTGGCAGGATAAGGAGAAACATGGAGATGCCATTGAAGGCTTCCAGGAACATAAGTGTGTCCTCAGCACTGCCTGAGCTGATTTTGCTAGCAAGGCTGAGAGAGGAATCAGAAGAAGGATCCTGAAGCCTGGGGTGAAGGTGTGGCAGAGACTAAACCACTCCAGCCACCAGAGAAGAAGAGGGAAATTGTGAGCCCTTGTGTTTAGCTGCAGGTCTCCCACCGTGACCTACCTGATGATCGGAAGGTCCAATATTCGTCATCGTCAAAATGAGTGTCCCCTGCTGTGTGATGGTCTCCAGGGAAGAAAGCGTGTGCCACCGTCCCACCAGGCCCGTCGAAGGGATAGCCATCATTGTGATCTGCCTTGGAGAAGTCTATCTGGATGTCAGCATTGTTTCCTGCCACTTCATGGAAATTCAGTGGGGTGATGTCACTCCAGACCTTCAGGGCATAATACATCAGGGCTCGGACAGTGTCGTGGCCCAGGTGGGACTCTTTTGGGAAGGTGCGAACTCTGAAATAAAGAGGGCAAACAAGAGGATGGGTCAGTAGCATGAAAGATCTCCAAGAATCACCCAAACTGGCTCTGCTGGTGCCTGTGCATCAGCACCTCAGTGAGGACTTCagagtttttttcatttttgggcTGAGCTGGAATGGAAGAAAAGTCAATGTTTCCTGTATAACCCAACTTTGAAAAAGAATTCCTAATGTTATTGATTTAATACAGGAAATGAAAAGACGAAGATGCAACAAGGCACCTTGGCTTCTAAAGGAATATATTTAGATAATCTTTCGTTGAcaattttaacaaaaatataCACACTTTCCAAGTAAACGTACTGTTGACTGAGTAATTATTGACAAAAGCCAATTCCAATGGATAACTTCTGGCCAGCTCTACCCCAGTATTACCCCAGTAATAGCAGATACATTATTTTTTGTGCACCAGCACATCAGCCAAAGTGTTCATGAAATATTCATGGTTTGACAGATTTTTAAAGGCTAAAGCAACAATTATGATCACCTCACTTGCCCTCCCACATAATACAGCTGTGACAGCATCACTTGGTACCGCACCGCTCCCCGTCACCAACGGGCAGCGATGACTTAACTACACTTCAATAGGTAATTGCAGGTGTCAGAAGGGGATGTCACAGCACTCAAGCTCTTCCTGAGCAGCGATTTGAGTGCTGAGAGATGCCATGGATCAGAAAAGGGGCATAGGAACGACTTCCTTGCTGAGGTTGGGAGCTTTTGCTTTCACAAATATTCACGTAAATCCCATGCTCTCAAGAGACAGACAGCCCAAAGAAGGCACCACCTTCGGGCCAGGGCAAAACTAGTCAGGGTTAAATCTAGGATAGTGCAAAAACGGACTCGTGAGAATAAGCAGAAATCTCAGTAACAGTTCCTCTGAAGCGCTTGGGAAGCTCCAGAGATGGTGGGAATGAGTGGGTGAATCAGGCAAAACACATCACAGCCAAATGAGCAAAAATCATTCATAGCTTCGCCTTTGCTATCTTTAAACTCTTtggtttggaaagaaaaaccTTATTGACTAATCTAAATGACTGAACATACTTATAACCAGATGATTGTGGAACttcaaagaaaacacatttgtaAAGGAGACGGCACAGAGGTACAAACAGTATCAGCACAGGATTAGAAAAGACAATTTTCAggcaatttttaatttatagaaGAGACTGTGCCTGGATGTAATCCTCTACAGTACAGAGAAAAAGGCCACCTGGATTCCAGATATTCCTTAACTATCTGTCTTCATCTTTCATAGCATTCCTCAGGATTTAGGTAAACCCTTCACTGCTTTAATTTCTACTGAGTAAGTCATTATATGTGTAAAGCACACCATGTTTAGTCCAGGAATTATGACCTTTCTCCAAAGTCATGGTGCCTAAGGCACAGAGTCACATTTGGGGACACTATCTGCTCTTTCCTCCTCAAGCCCTGCTCACCACGTgagctgttttcctttccttctctttccagcTGTAGAATGAGGATAATAAATCACATCTCCCTTGTACAAGATGGTGTATAAAAAGCCCTGTCTAAAAAACCAAATATTATTAATATTCCTCCCAACATCTGACTCCAGAAACATTAGATTAAGGCAGAAACAGTATCAATACCTATTTTACTTCTTATAAAAAGTCCTGCGTCTCTGAGCTGACCCACATTTTATTAATATGCTGCAGGTGTAGGTGAGAAGTCCCTTATCCTTTATTCATTATCACTGTCATTTTTCAAGAGAATCCCATCAGGGTTTTTCAATGCAGCATCTGATTTGATTGCTGGAGCTCTGCTAATTGTTTTCAATGAGATTAGGAAAAGACTGTTGTGCTGATAGGATGTTTGTTGGCCTTGCATCACCCAATTCCACTGAAAAGGAGGCCCATTTCTAACAGCATGCAGATAAATAAGCTTCCTCCTACCTTTatttagtagtagtagtagtagtagtagtagtagtagtagtagtagtagtagtagtaaatGGTGCTTAGGTTCCCAGTGGATGTAAATCCCTTCTGAGACTCCTCTTACAGAGCTTGGATCTTGGGCAAAAGCCTGATGTGAGTAATTGGGGAGAATGCTCCAGACAGCCTCTGCCAAGCCGGAGGGAGGGTGATGAGGACTGAGCTGCTCAGTCCCTCCAACCACCCCACCGACACTGCCCTAAGCTGTAGGGTCAGTCACATCCCTATGCAAATCACACTCTGGGACATCCTGAGGAGTGTCTATCCCCGTGGTggatggggctgcaggagggagcatCAGCCACGACACTGGAACTGGCAGTTGCCGAGCTGGATGTGGTGCTGATGGGCACAACTGGATGCCAcggagaaaatctcccctctgcgtttagagctcagccaggcagcagcactgctgtgcagaTAAATGAATGCTGACTCTCACACAGCGCTGCCAGTCCTTCACGTGTCCTCTGAGTCACCTCCTTTGCCTGACCCACCCTAACCAGACTTTGTGTCTGGGGTGGTTCGTAAGGAGAGACCAGAGAGGACAGATGTGCCTCTGTTTGCCGTTGAGGGGCACCCTCACCTATTTTGATTTCTGGGTCGCTTATTGGTTTTTGTCCTCCCAAAGACAAAAGTGGGAGAGTATCAGTGATGGATGAGAATTCAATAGGTCATTAATGAAAGCACTCTTTCACTTTACCAGCCCTGAAACCAcagacaaataaaataaatgcagagaACTACCAAACACAGCAGGCTAAGGACTGCTTGATAAACCCACACTGATTTTTCTCACaagaggagggaagaggggaTAGTTAAAAGGATGGATGCTTTCTGCCTTGGCAAAGTTTCTTttccagctgcccagagccatccatggcacagcagccctgatCCAGTGCTaccctggcagtgctgcaaCATCCCATTCCCAATGTCACAGGAGGAATGCAGTGGGTGCTTGAACCTTCCATCACCCCTCTCCCAGCACTTAGACTGTCACCCAAAAATGTTCAGTTTTTTCATTCTCCTGTCCTTTATCATGCACAGAATGCCATTCACCCACAAGCCATTGTGCCTCCACACACCTGCCTGCTCTCTGCTTCAGCTGATCGGGGATTTTCCTATGAGGGACCCAGTTGCCTGTGACAGGGGCATTACAACAACCCTAAGGCAGCTTGACAACTTGGCCAACTGTCACCCCCAGACATGGGGCACAAGGCAGTCTGGGCTTGGGATGGGAGGTCCCTATGGCAGGATGCCACTGATTGAAGGACAAAGCAGGAAGATCAGGACCGTCGTGGGGATGGGAGTATGGAACTGGGGGTTGCACACCCTTCCCCTTGACTGCCACCCCTCCATGCCTGAACACATCCACATCCGGGGCTCAGGCAGTGGCACACCTCCCCTCAGGAGGCGGCTCAGGACACTCACAGCACGGGTGGGCACTGACTGACAGGTGTCACtgctcctctgccagtggggtcggtctgctcctgctctggcaCCCCATGACCTGCGCATCGAAGTGTCCGAGACTGCAGCTCTGATGAGGTGGCACAAGGGAGTAGACCTTAACTAAAGACAGATGAAAGCCAGCTGAGTtcagcactgaaagaaaaaaactgggAAACTTAAAAAGCTGAGCTTCCAGGCTGCGCCTGCCCCAGGGAGCTCAAAGCGTGCAGAGATGGGTcatggccctgctgctgcacttCCCAGGACTGTGGGGAGACGGCGAGCACTGGGAAGAAATGGAGATGCCATCTATGAACTCCCCTTCTGTGGGGCGTAACCAGAAGCAAGAAAGCAAAATCAGCGACAAACCAGGCTGCAGACATGAGGAGGAAGTGGCTGCGGGCAGCTCCGGCGCTGATGCCGGCAGAGGGCATCCACAGCACGCCACTCTctcagcagctgccttggcACCTGGGGAGAGCATAGGGAAAATAAAGTAATAACAAAAACAATCctgtgaaaagaaaatttctatGCTGTAATATCCTGGAAACTCTACATGGAGATGAGGCACAGAAGACCATCTATTTCTGATGCTGTAATGGGATGCTACAAGGCTGTACCAGGATGCTACAAGGCTGTACTGTGAGCTGTGCAGGATGCAGCCTGTACTGTTTTGCTCCCTGAGCCCTCCAGTCCCACCGGTTGGTTGTACTCAAAAGGTAAAAAGAAGAAACCTGAATGACCTGTATACCTGTAAAATTTTGTTTGCCCAAAATTGCCTTTTCAATCAGTGCATGTGCCTTTTTCGAGGCCCTCCTTTCCTACAGCTTTGCTTACCTGTTTATCTCAGCCTTGCAAttgttcaggtttttcaacTTTTAAATCCATGTCAGAGTAgcatttagttttattttcctcttttaaaatcTTCGATCAATGTGTAAAAGGTAAGCAAGTAAAACTTTATGTCTCTGTTGGCTGATTTTCATGGTATTTTCCAAAAAGCCAGTTTAATCTCAAGTGCTAGATGTAAATACTACATTGGAGTTTCTGTAATGCTATAGCCTTCTGCTGGCTTCAACCTACAGCTGTAAAATACAGTCCTTTTTTGGACAAAAGCCAAGCTCTTGGAAAGGATCaaagaataaaaagcagaaactACTTTGTCagaagatggattttttttttatgccttACATATAATATTGTCTCACACCTAAACCCCTTTTCATGGCATCCTTGCTGCAGCATCACAGTTTCCAAGGGGGCGGGAGGTGGGGCATATCCCAGGACTGCACCCATCAGAACAGTCGGACCCCATTTCACCTCCATGTTTCTCTCCAGCCTGGAACTGAGGATACTGTGTCAGCACATCCGAAGTCCTGGTGGCACCTGCAGTGCCAGTCCCCTGACCGTGCTGCCCAGCCACCACACCTGCCCTGCCATGGGATGTCACTCAGGTTtgtcaggagctgctggggtcAGGCTCTGCGCAAGCCATGCCCCTGCACTGGCTCTGGCAGATTCCAGAACACCAgggtaggttttttttttctcccaaatgaTTGTCTCCTTTCTGAAATGTGAAGTTTATTCCCCTTTCCCCATCAAGTCAGGGCTGGGCAACAGGGAGACAGGCTGAGTTTTTATAACATGGGTCACTTCACGACATGAAGCCATCTGTGAACCAAAATTGTTTCTTACTGGAGCTGAATTATGTTTatcttttctgaaaataaaagtcTCAAAGGAACCTGCAGGAACATAGACCAAATCTCTGCTAAGACCATAGTTTCAACACATGTCGACAGCAACAGCCAAGCTGAGATTTGTTACTGCAGTGGGAAGAGGACTCTTTAGGGGCTATGCCAGGATCAAAGAGAAACTTACTATTAATTAGGAGAACTTTCCATAAGATCCAGTGTGTTTTCAGGACAGTAGAAGCACCTCATGCTGCACACTACTCTTAGAGGAACAATCACAGCAGCACATGGTATTTGAGGGAGCACAAATCTTGGTGGGACATGGATCAGTTTGCTTGCCAATCCTGACCTCCAGCATGTTTCTGAAAGCTGGACCTGAACTTCTGTGTGTCACAGGTGCAGAGGGACCCACATGTGTCACTGCCTGACACTGAGAGAAAAATACTCCCCTGTGGCAGagataaggagaaaaaaactttATTTCCCAGAAAATGCTCCTACCCTTGGACTTGGGTGGGGCAAGAGAAGAAGCTCCAGGCTTGGCAGCTGCTTGAGACAGCACAGAGTTCTAATGAACTCAAGAAAAAGGATGGTCTAAGAACCATTGCAACCCAGCAAAAAGCTCCCACCTAATTCACTAGCCAAATCTGCACCGTTCCCAGGCATTGCTGAGTGGGTCCAAGAAGTCACTGCTGAGACTGTCAGGAGAAGAGTTAAAATAAATAGTCTGTGGGGTCctgggagcacagagggacaCGTTTTAACCATCACCCTGAAACTCATCTCAAAGCTGTATTTAACAAAGGTGTCTGTGGAATTGGTTTTTTGCTGCAAGATTTCAGCAGGGATAGATTAATTCCTACCTCCAGGACAAATTCCTTTTGCTCCACTTGGTGACAGCCTGGGCAAATCGCTTCCTCCTGGTCTCTGCAATGGTGAGGTCGGGCAGAGAGCAGCGAGGGGTCTTCATCAGCTCCAGGGTGGCTTCATCTAGGGTTAGAGAAAAAACAAGAAATCACGGGAATGGTGGGTTAAGAAATCCCAGGGGGACAATGAGATGGGAAATGAAGTGCTAAGAATGTACCAGAAGAGCAAAAGTCCATACTCAGGAGCCCATTGGGGCATGGCACCAGTCCCAGCATGTCATGGTGACACCCACAGAACACTGAACCCCCtacgtctcgctgctgctccgAGCACTGGGCAGCAATTCCTGCTGGAAGCCCACCTGTGGCCAGCTctgattatattttaaaacatatttttttaaatattctgttTTGTTCTCTATTGATGAATTTCCCAGTATTCCTCTGGCAAGGAGAAGCATTCACatgtaaaaaaaatccatctctgTTCAGCTAGATCATTTGAAGAATGTCCATATTCCttcttattaatttttaaaaattaatgaaagctTCAAGTGTCTATTCTCACCAGCTGAAATTCAGAGAGGTTGTTTCATTCACTCATTTCCCTGCTGACTTTACCTCTTGAACTCTGTTTTCATGAACAAACCCACATCTATGACCTGTCCAGCGCAGCCATCCCTCCCCCCAGCCCATTTCAAACACCCCCTCCGAAAATGCAATTTGAAAGGCCACCCCTGTTCCTGGGTCTCCTGCAGCTTGTGAtgcagtggaaaagaaataattgcgCGTGCTCAATTGAGACCAGAGAAAGGAAGTCCCAGTGTTAGGATGCAGCCGTAGCTCTGGGGGACCAGCAGAGGGACGCTGGGGTGTTGGGATGGATGGAGACCGCCTGCTAATTAGCTGCTTCTCCTTAATTGTGCCCCGAGCAGCGGAAGCTCAATGGCCCTGTGGCGCGAGGGTCATG includes the following:
- the MMP17 gene encoding matrix metalloproteinase-17 isoform X2; the encoded protein is MQRFGGLEATGVLDEATLELMKTPRCSLPDLTIAETRRKRFAQAVTKWSKRNLSWRVRTFPKESHLGHDTVRALMYYALKVWSDITPLNFHEVAGNNADIQIDFSKADHNDGYPFDGPGGTVAHAFFPGDHHTAGDTHFDDDEYWTFRSSDTHGMDLFAVAVHEFGHAIGLTHISAMESIMRPYYQGPVGDPLKYDLPYEDKVRIWQLYGVRESVSPTAKPEVSKTDDHPILPELPENRSTVPLRRDVPNRCNTHFDAVAQIRGEAFFFKGDRYWVFKDNNVEEGYPRPISDFGLPLGGIDAAFSWAHNDKTYFFKDNLYWRYDDHERRMDPGYPSEAILWKGIPSPLDDAMRWSDGASYFFKGKEYWKVLDSELEVHPGYPQSIARDWLVCADMQADAPEAAGSSRTGARSRPGQHDESRSKNGYEVCSCTSGTPSLCPHPTPRLTVSLVLAMWTAALLCAAL